Sequence from the [Bacteroides] pectinophilus genome:
CAATGCTCGGTGCACAGGGAATTATATCTAAGGATGATTCAGAAAAAATCGTAGCAGGCCTTAAGAGCATTCTTGAAGATATAGAGAGTGGAAAGCTTGAGATTACTGACGAGTATGAAGATATTCATACATTTGTCGAAGCTAATCTTATTGAGCGCATCGGCGATGCCGGCAAGCGTCTCCACACCGGACGCAGCCGCAATGATCAGGTTGCACTTGATATGAAGCTTTATACACGCGACGAGATCGGCAATGTCGACGAAGAACTCAGGGAGCTTCTTCAGGTAATCTTACGAATAATGAAGGAAAATGTTGAGACATATATGCCGGGCTTTACACATATGCAGAAGGCTCAGCCTGTTACAGTAGCACATCACTTTGGTGCTTATTTTGAGATGTTTAAGCGTGACAGAAGCCGTCTTTCTGATATATTTGCCAGAATGAACTACTGCCCTCTCGGCTCAGGTGCCCTCGCAGGAACTACATATCCGCTCGACAGAGAGATGACTGCAAGGCTTCTTGGCTTTACTGGTCCCACACTCAACAGCATGGATTCAGTTTCTGACAGGGATTACCTTATTGAATTCCTTGATGCACTTTCAATTATAATGATGCACCTCAGCCGTTTTTCAGAAGAGATCATAATCTGGAATTCAAATGAGTACAAGTTTGTTGAACTTGATGATGCATACAGCACAGGAAGCAGTAT
This genomic interval carries:
- the argH gene encoding argininosuccinate lyase; this translates as MKLWGGRFTKETDKLVYNFNASISFDQKFFRQDIQGSIAHATMLGAQGIISKDDSEKIVAGLKSILEDIESGKLEITDEYEDIHTFVEANLIERIGDAGKRLHTGRSRNDQVALDMKLYTRDEIGNVDEELRELLQVILRIMKENVETYMPGFTHMQKAQPVTVAHHFGAYFEMFKRDRSRLSDIFARMNYCPLGSGALAGTTYPLDREMTARLLGFTGPTLNSMDSVSDRDYLIEFLDALSIIMMHLSRFSEEIIIWNSNEYKFVELDDAYSTGSSIMPQKKNPDIAELVRGKTGRVYGALMSLLTTMKGIPLAYDKDIQEDKELTFDAIDTAKGCISLFKGMIDTMTLNKDIMEASAKHGFTNATDAADYLVRKGVPFRDAHGIIGQLVLYGIEHHKALDDFTLDEYKAVCDVFDDDIYDAISLKTCVEKRLTIGAPGKSAMDAVIAQYEQYLAE